AAAAATCTTTTAAATACGTTCTGTTAGCAAGTTTTTTTTGGAAAGTTTAGAGATAATACTTATTATTTAGCCAAGTGTTTTTGTTTTACGGTGGATTACTTCTTCTCCACTTGCCTTTTGCATAATATCGAATAACCACTGATAATATACTAGGTATAGTTTGGAACAATTTAATTCCAATATATATTTTAATTTCATATACTATATTTTCATTGCTAAAAAAATATGAATTCCTAGAATCGATGGAAATGAGCAAAATAATATCCGAAATTTCTATATTTCTAAAAGACCGATTTGATCTCAGTTCTGACAAGGAAACAGATCGAAAAACAATTGAAGCGATTCGAAAAGGTGTTGAATTCAAAGGAACCAATCTGTGGGTTTTGATTTTTGCAATTTTTATTGCCTCCATTGGTTTAAATGTAAATTCAACTGCTGTCATAATAGGAGCTATGCTTATTTCTCCATTGATGGGTCCTATTATGGGTGTAGGTCTTGGAGTTGGGATCAATGACTTTGAACTTATCAAAAGAGCTTTCAAAAATTTATCCTTTGCAGTTTTTATTAGTGTAACTACATCTACAATTTATTTTTTTGTGACTCCGCTTGAGGAAGCCCAATCGGAATTACTTGCAAGGACTACGCCTACAATTTGGGATGTTATGATTGCTTTAATGGGAGGACTTGCGGGAATAGTCGCTATTACCCGGAAGGATAAAGGCAATGCAATTCCGGGTGTTGCTATTGCTACAGCATTGATGCCACCTCTTTGTACCGCAGGTTACGGAATATCTACGGGTAATATTTATTATTTCCTAGGTGCCTTTTATTTATTTTTTATTAACAGTGTATTTATTAGTTTTTCTACGTTTTTGATCATTCGATTTCTTAAATTTCCAAAAATATCATTTATCGACAGTGTTACTGAGAAAAAATTTAAGTCTTACATTTACTCGATTGTTTTTCTTGCTACTGTCCCAAGTATATATCTTGGTTATAAAATTGTTCAAAAAAGTGTATTCGAATCTCGTGCAAATAAGTATATAACACATGAATTTGTTTTTCCTAAAACTCAGCTTGTTACGAAAAATGTTTCTTTTGAAAAAAGAAATATTGAAGTTTTATTAATCGGCGAAATTATACAAGAGGAATCATTAACTACCTTAAAAAATAAACTGAAAGATTACAATCTTTCTGATACAAATATTATGGTGAAACAAGGATTAAATGGATCTTCCCAATCCGATATGAGTATATTAAAATCAAGTATCCTCGAAGAAATTTACAAAAAGAATTCTGAGAAATTAGAAAATAAGGACAAACAAATTATTTTTTTAGAAGAAGAGTTACTTAAATTTAAAAAACATAGAGAGTCTATAGAAGATCTCGCGAACGAGTTAAATGCTCAGTATCCGAATTTAATTTCTTTTACGATTGGAAATGCGACTAGTATCAATGTTCGAAGTTCAGAAAAAAAACAGCCAGTTATTATACTTGGAAAATTTAAAAATAGAATTAATTCTACTGAGAAGAAAAAAATATTACTTTGGCTCAAAGCAAGACTCAAAGAAGAAGATATCAAGTTGATTTTAGAATAAATATTTCATTCTAAAATGGATTAAGGAAGAAAATACTTTAGTTCCTTTATTAGGATAACTTCTCCCATTTTTTCAATTATATTATTCTCTTCCAGTTCTTCCAATATTGAGAGTAGATTATCTTTATTTATTTCTTCAATGGATGAAATAAAACGATAAAGTTCGTCGGTAAAAAAAGAAAGTTTTTGCGGGTCAATATGCCCATAGCCATATTTTTTTCTTAAAAACTTTTCCATATAGGATTTAAAGATTGGATCGAATTCATTTGTGTTTTGTGGGGAAAGTGAATTAGTAAGACTAACAATCCTTTGCCCCATTGCTTTAATGACTGCCATCATAAAATCAGAATTTTGTATCATTAGTTCATAGACTATTTTATCTTCTAATTTGATAACAAAGGTATCTTCCGTTGCTCGTGCATTTGTAATTCGAACTGCTTGTGGAGTTAGAGCTAATTCTCCAAATACATCTCCGGCACCCAATACGGCTAAAATTCTTTTAGTTCCATCGAGTCTTTTGGATAACACGACTTTACCGGATAAAATATAAAATAAGGAGAGGGCTTCATCCCCCTCTAAAAAAATGAGATCATTTTTTGAATAAAATACTTTGAATTTATTTAAGACATTTGCGTCCATGCTTACCAGAAGCCTGTTATCTGTAAATTTTACAAAAACTATTTAAGGCGAACGAAAAAAATATTTACTATTGATTAACTCACCTTACGATATCGCTATTAATTCATTAGCAGTTTCTAATATTCTAAAGATTGTCCTTTTTTCCACAAATTATCAATTTTGCGAAAGGTGACTGATTAAGTTATTATGGAAGCGAGTCTCTCTATCAATCCCAGATAAATAACCAGCGGATACCAACGTATGCCGCATAGAACACCCAGCCAAGTGGACCTTTTCGTTCTCTTTCTACCAAGTATACATTGATTTTTGAATATTGAACCATATTTTGATAAAGGTTCATTTTGCCCTTTAAGGTATCAATTTCATTTGTGATTCGATGTAGTTCTTGTTCTACTTTGACTGACTCTTCTACTGTTTTTGCTTTTGACAACAAATCTAAGTAACGTTTTTGAAATTTTTCTGCGTTCTCTAATCGAATTTTCGTATCATAATACGCTTCCGTAATATCTTCAGAGGTTACTTGTTCGTAAACCACATTTCCAATTTGTTTTAACTCTACGATCATCTCAAAAAAATTATCTCCGGGAACTTTGAAATAGAGTGAGTTTAATGTTTTACTGATAATAACTCCTTCTTTAGTTTGGATCAATTTTGTGAGACTTTGCATTATTTCTGTCATTTTGTGTTTTTCGACTTCCATATTTAGAGAAGCGGAATACGTTACAATGCGAGGCTGATTTTTATTATCCACTCCTCCTCGAAAATCACCAGCACTACTTTTGGAACTTACTGAACTTGATTCTCTACTTGCCATTGCCCTTTTTTCTTGCGATGAACATGAGAATAGGAAAATTAGAGTTAGTATGTAAAATATAGTTTTCATAGTATTATTTACCGTTTTATTTTTCATAGATTGATAGAGATTTATAGGATTTATTTTCGTTATTGTCAAGGAAGGTAATAATTTCTGTCCTGACACCTTTTTCAATATTAAATACGATACTGTCTGATACCTCGCGGCAAATATAGAGTCCCCGCCCGTGTGAGTCACTGATTCCAGGAGGTAGACCAGTAGTTTCGTCAATATTGATATGTCTGTCTAAACGATTTAGAATTTCTTCTTTTTTTAAAGAACCAAATTTATCCCTTGTGACAATGATAAATGTTTTATTGTAAATTCCGTAGCCAATTTCAAAATAATCGCTTTCGGATAATTCAATTTTTTCGTCGCTAATCAATAAATCGCGAGAAGGAAGTTCGAGTTGGTATTTTGATTTTCCTTTTTCATCTCTTGGAGCACGTATCATCGCATTGGAAGTTAATTCTTCAATCACTTGGTTTATAATCTTCGGCGCACCTTTTTCGATTAAAAATTTGCCTATTCTGTTCGATAAAAATTCTCTTTCTTTGTCTGACTTTATGGTTTTAAATACGACTCCCTTTGGAACGGGAGTTTCAAATTTGCCATTTGTATTTTTATCATTTACAACCAAGTCTTTATCGAAGTATTTTTCTACACCAAAAATATCATTTGTTAATAGTTTATAAACCATTACAGAAATAAATCTTAGATCTAAAAAAGAATATTTGGGGATAATATTCCATACCCCATAATCCTTAGCAAATTTTATATACTCATTGATATTATAAGCAGTAATGAGTGTATATAAAACTTCAGGATTATTTTCTTTTACATATCGAATTAGGTCTAATCCTGATTTGCCCGGCATTTTTATGTCGGTAATTAAAAGATCAATTTTTTCTGAATTTAAAATTTCTACCGCCTCTTTATAATTTTTAGCGTCAAATACAGAGTATTCAAGGGCCAAAACGTCCTTGATTGCAGTTCGGATGGAATGGATGTCTTCTACGATTAATATTGTTTTCATAGTCTTGTCTGTGATTTTATTGTTGGTAAAGAAATGGAAAATTTAGTTCTGTCGTCTGTGGATTTAACGTTGATTTTCCCGTTGTGATCTTTTACGATTGAATGGCAAATCGATAATCCTAAACCTGTTCCCGAACCTTCTTTCCTATTCGAAAAAAATGGATCAAAAATTTTATCGACTACATTTTCAGGAATTCCGCCGGCATTGTCTTCAATTGTTACAACTGTAGAATTCTTTTTTTTCTTAACGTCTACTCGGATGTAACCCCTCGTGTAGTCGAATGCTTGAAGAGAATTTCTAAATAAATTTAAAAATAATCTTTCAATTTTGAATGGATTAAAATAAAAAATATACTCATCGTCTGCATTAATATCCCAAGTTACATTTTTAGAAAGATCAGGATAAAGTCTTTGGACTGTTTCTTTTGCTTTATAAATGACTTCCAAAATATCCGCCAACGTGTATTTAGAACGTTCTGGTTTTGCAAAACTGATTATATCAGAAACAATTAAGGCGGCTCTTGCTAAATCTTTTTGGATTAGGTCTAATCTATTTAGAATGACATCAGGGGCAAAATGATTTAAGTTATTTACTAGATTTTGTACAGTGAGGCTAATGCCTGTTAGTGGATTATTAATTTCATGTGCCACTCCTGAAATCATAATTCCTAAAGAAGCGAGATTTCGCATTCTTAGATTTTCCTCTTCTTTCTCTTTTATTCTTGTGATATTGCTAATCTTTTCTACGAAAGAATGAATTTTTCCTTCTTTATCAATGAGTGGAAAAAAAGTTAGGTTTAAGTTTTGATTTTTTCCTTCAAATTTAAATAGAACTTCCCGTTTTAACTCTGGAATTGGAAAGGAACTAGTATCAAACACATCAGAAAAATCAGAGTTATCCATTTTATGGGATACGAATGGACAGTAGGGGCAGATATTTTCTCTTCCATACAACTTTGTATAACATTTTTTTCCAATAATATCTTTGTATGCCTCTTCGTCCGAAAAACTGAGTGTCACGTGATTCACTCTTTTTATGTCAAAATTTTGATTGATAAGAATTAATGGCTCGGTGATTCCATCAATAATAGCTTGGAGTTCTTTGATTTTCTCTTCTGCTAGAGAGTTAAAGGTTAATTGAATTCCAAGATTCGAGTTTTGTTGTGACATACTTCTAATCTTTATTTGCGTTTTAGATTTTCAACGAATTAATTTAGTTTTTTATAGCCATTTATTGCTATAAATAGAATACTGAATTTCTTACTTTATTTTAAAGGATTTTTGTTATGGAAAAAATAATATTAAAAAATAAATTTAAAAGGTTATTTCTCTATTTTTTACTCTCTTTTTTTGTGTTATTTTTTCTACGTTTAATTTGGGGTTACATTCAATATCCGAATGAAAGCATAGGAAATACTTCTAATTCAAATTATTATCAACAGCAAAATTCTAACTCTAACAGTATCGAATCCTCTCGAAAAAATTATGCAAGCGAGAAAAAGTTTTCCAAAGATACTCAATCTGTTCCCGCTTCTAATTCAAAATTTGATCAGAAATATGAAAAAGTAGGCTCACTTTCCGCCAGCACAAATGAATTTGATAAAGAAGAAAAAACTCTAAGGGAAGTAATTAAAAATTTTAAAGCCTTAATTCAATCAGAATCCAATACAGGATTAGAAGGGAAAAGATATTTGCACCTTGGAATTGGGGTAAATCCGGATAAGTTTGATGAAATGATTTCCGAAATAAAAAAAATTGGAAAACTCGAATCAATCCAAATTTTCAAAACTGATAAAACAAATGAATACAGTAATTTAAACGCTCAAAGAGAATCCTTAGAAAAAACTAGATCAGCGTTAATTTCCTTTAAAGGAAAAGGCGGAAAGATAGACGAACTTATAAACCTTGAAAATAAAATATTGGAAGTAGAAGAGTCGATCCAAAAATTAGGTGTGAAACTAGGAGAGTTCGATCAAGAAAATGAATTCTGTACGGTTCTATTTACACTTTCCGAAACAGGAAACGCGAATAAATCTTGGATTAAAGGATTTTTACATAGACTCAAAGTAGCTTTTGAATGGACGGTAAAATACTATTTGCTTACCTCCTTTTTATTTTTATTTGCCTCTATCGGAATTCTAATATCAATAATCATTCTAGAGAAATTAAAAATATTTCAAAGTATTATTTCTCAATTTTCAAATGAGAAATAATATATGTTTGTAAATATTCGACATCAATTGATGGAAATATCCGACGAGATAGGGATAATTGGTGTTATCTTTATCTTAATATCATATGTATTACTCCAATCTGGAAAAATTGATTCTAAATCTGTCAGGTATTCATTTATCAATTTAATTGGAGCAGTTTTAATTTTATTTTCATTGTTTTATAGCTGGAATTTGGCTTCAGTGATAATTGAAATTTTCTGGATTCTCATTAGTTTGTATGGAATTATAAAAAATTTCCATACAAAACGAAGAAGAAGGATAAAGTCATAGTTTAGTTTTCTTCCTCCTGTTGTGTTGGAATCGGATGTTTAGTTTTAGTTTCTCCTTGATTACCAAACATTTTTTCGTTAATGTTTATGTAAGCGGGTAATCCATCTTTGCCAACTGGTATAACTATAATTTTTGAGTTAGGGCTTTCGAATGCTTTGTAATGACTTTCAATAGCCTTTAGTTTTAAATAACTTGGAGTCAAATGATTGTTAATCAACTTTTGAGCTTTTGATCTTGCAGTAGCTCGGATTATATCTGATTCAGCTTCTGTTTTTACTTTTATTTTGGCAATTTGGTCTTCTTTTTCTGCTCTAATGATTTCGACTTCTGATTCTGTTTTTGCTTTCATTTTTGCAATTTCTTCATTTCGTTGTGCAATTTTCATATCGTAATGCATAGTCTCCAATTCCTGTTGTCTTGCAATTTTGTCTTCGATTGCCTGGAGAATTTTTGGACTAAGGTTTATATCATCAATATTTACGTCGGAGACTTCCAAAAACTTATTTGCAAGTTTACGTGATACCAAATCTTTGATTTCATCTTCTATCGTCTGTGATTTTTTTGAAATCATAATCATCTGATAACCAGTCATAATATTTCTAATTGCAGTTCTAAATTCTGCTTTTACAATACTTTTGTAGTAATCAGTTCCTATATTCAAATGGACGTCCATTATTTTATCTTTCATTGGGCGCATAATGATAGATGCCACAACATCAATATGTAAATCATCTTGTGTTATTACGTCTACCTTTTCGATATGATTTTCCCATCGTGTAGAATAGCGAATTAGAATCTCGGAAGGACCTACCCAAACACTGCCTGATTTAACGATAGTAGTTTGAGAGGGACCGGAAAGAATTCCAACTTCTTCACTTCTAATATAACTGACGCAATTGGTGAAAGTTAAGTTCGCTCCTATTAAAAGGATAATATATAGTATTCTCATTTATTTTCTCCTAGAAATTTTTAATGAATAATGGTATGTTTTTTCTACTTTTTAGGATAACGATATATTAATCCACATTTAATAGAATATTTGAATTATAACAAAAAAATTGCTCTACTTGCAATAGGTATTATAAGCAATCAGGGAAACTACCCAAATGAAACATTCATTTTAGAGAATAATACCTATGAATAAATAGCGCGTTGTTTTGATTTACTTCCAGAGATTCTGAAAAATTTAATTTTTTGTGAAGTAATAAAGAATTTTTACCAAGCTCCCGGCGGTTTTGTGGTTATATCGCCTGTTTCTACAAACCCTGCTTCTTCTGGAGTAACTGTCAAAATAGAAAATCCTTTTTCTAAGGTAGTTCTCTTTTGAAGCATAGCAACCGAAGAAATATAGGCTCGAAATTTCATCCAGAGTTTTAGATTGTCTATTGGTTGTAGGTTGTAATGAAAAGGGTAGGTATCTGGATACTTTTCACCTTCTGGATAACCAAGAGTAGACTTTGTTCCAGAGGTCATCGTTCTAATAACTAAACTTTTGGAATCACTAGGTATACTTTTTACGCTGTTTCTGAAATTTTCCGGATAACGAAAATATTCCTCTGCATTGGACATATAGAGTATACGAATAGGGCAATTCATTTTATTTGCGGCTGATGCAATGGACATCATGGACTTTGTTCCCATTAAGTCTCCGTTGAGTGCTTGTAATTTCCCTTCTAATGCCATCGTATGTACATAAGAATATTCTTCCGAATTATTGGAAAATGTAATTAATCCAAATTTTTTATTCATGTATTCGATTTCGTTTAAACGTTCGGTTACACCTGAATAGTTTTGATGTGCAGTTTCCCAGGCTTGTTTGATTATTTCGTAATCTGATTCATTTTCGAATTTTTGTTTTACTAATTCGAAAGATTCCTTTTTATTTTTTCTAAGCCAAAGTTTTTTAAATTCTTCATAATTGGGAGCTAATTGTAAAAAGTGAATATGAATTTTATTTACTCGAACGATAACTGGATCGAAATCCATAAGCCAAGCATACTCTGACTTTGCCTTCGCAATAAAACTGAGATTCTGATCTGTTCCAACACCAATATAACATCCTCGAATCCCATCAATATGTTTCATAAAAAAATCAATCCGGCGTTCATTCGAAGTAGGATAATGTTCTGCGTATAATCCTCGTTTGACCGGAAGTTCGTCCTGTTCTTTAATTAGAAAAAATTCCTTTCTAGATTTTTCATTATCATTGTTTTTAAGATTTCCATTGCAGTTTAAAAATAGGAATAAAATAATTAGTATTAGCTTCAATCAAAAACTCCGAGTATTTATTATATACTGATTCTATTGAATCAGTATATACCATTTCGACTTATTTGAGGTTGATAGACGCAATTCTTTTTGAGAAATGGTATAAACGTCAGACTTTTCAAAATAGATAAAAAGTCATTCAGTATATTTTATTTAGATCGCACAAAAAAATGTGAAATATTATTTCTTCCAGTTGGACGTTTATCTATTTCGATTCCAGATATAGTTTTAATCATATCTAGTAATTTTTTATGACCGTAGTTTCTTGGGTCAAAGTCGGGTTGTTTTTTTAGAATGAGATTTCCGAGAACACCTAAAAATACCCAACCATCTTCTTCGGCGATGTCGTTTATGCTGTCAGAAATTAATTGGATTAGATCGTTGTCGATTTTAGAAACGGAAGTAAGCGGAGCTTCTTTTTTTATAGCCGTTTTGGTTGTTGTTTTAACTTGGGTTTGGTATTTACTTTCTTTATGTAAAATTTCAATATAAATAAATTTATTACAAGAAGCAATAAATGGAGACGGAGTTTTCTTTTCTCCAATTCCGATTACTTTCATTCCGGCTTCTCTAAGTCGTGTGGCTAATCTAGTGAAATCACTATCGCTAGACACAATACAAAATCCATCAACACCACCTGTATATAAAATATCCATTGCATCAATTATAAGTGCAGAGTCACTTGAGTTTTTTCCAGTTGTGTAACTGTATTGTTGAATAGGGGTAATTGCATTTTCTAAAAGAACAGTTTTCCAACCGGAGAGAGTAGGTTTTGTCCAATCTCCGTAAATTCTTTTGAATGTGGGTGTGCCATATTTGGCAACTTCTTCTAACATACCCTTTATATTTGAATACGGTACATTATCCGCATCAATTAGAACGGCTAGTTTTAGTTCTCTCGGGCTTTCCATATCTTTAGTATATTGCATGTTTAACATTGGGTTTAACAAGTTATTGTGAAGCAAGGAAAAAACTTACTAAACTAGCATTAATTATTGAGTATATATTTATTGACTTATTTACTTTCCTGACAATTCGTAGAAGTATGATTCGATTTAGTTTAATTTTGGCTCTATTTGCTTTTTTTTCTAGTTTGGCTACGCAAGAGCGAATTATTTTAGATCATACTACTAGTAAGTTGGATATTGGAAAATCTCTATTTTACTACGAAGATAAAACGGATAAAGTAAGTTTTGAACAAGTGAAAAGTTTTAGTTTTCAGGACAACTTTATACCCAATAACTCTGAATCAGTAAACTTTGGTTATAGTCCACATGCCTACTGGTTTAGATTTGATATCGAAAATTTTGACCGTCAGGCGAAAGAGTGGTTTTTAGAAATCGCTTATGCAAATTTGGATACTGTTGAGGTGTATAGTTTTGTAAATGACGGATGGATAAAAAAAGAATATGGAGACACATTCCCTTTTTCTCAACGGGAAATTTTTAGCAGATTTTTCGTTTTGCCCATAGACCTTTTGCCAGATAAAAATTATCGTTTTTTTATTAAGGTGAAAACTTCAACTGTAGTAATTGTTCCCCTCGCAATTCATCGCACAAGTTCTTATATTGAATCAAGTTCCAAACTAGAAAATTGGTATGCTTTATTTTATGGGGCTATGGCAGTAATGATTTTATATAACGGATTTATTTACATTGCTTTCAAAAGTAAAAGTTATCTTTTGTATTGTTTAGCAACTTTATTTACTCTTTTATTTTATATTTCCTTTAATGGACATGGATTTCAATATCTTTGGCCCAAAAGTGTTTGGTGGCAAAATCATTGTGTTCCTATATTTACCGCATTGGCTTGGTTTTTTATGATTTATTTTGCGAGTAGATTTTTGGAGCTTAAGAAAAATTTTATTATTATTTATAGAATTTCTTTGGTTTTAAGGATTTTATTTTTTATTGGATTTTCTATTCTTTTTATTTCCGTAAGTTACTCAGTAGCAATTCAAAATATTTTAGCAATTTGTTCTGCTCTATTTATTTTCTTTTCTGGGATAATTAGTTTTTGGAAAGGAAATCGTTCTGCCAGATATTTTATAGTGGCTTGGTTTACTTTTTTAATGGGGGTAATTCTGTTTACCTTGTATATAATCAATTTTATAGAGTCTAATTTTTTTACTGTGCACACAATTCAAATTGGTTCTTTGCTAGAATTAATTTTGTTATCATTTGCATTAGCCGATCGATACCAAATAATCCAAGAGGACAGTAATAGGGTTCAAAAAGAATTATTAGAAACAGAACGAAAGGTAAATGAAACCTTAGAAATGAAAGTAAATGAACGAACTACAGAATTAAATGAGAGCCTCCGAATTATAAAAAATGATCTTGTGATGGCACAGAAAATTCAGTCGGTTACTCTTACCGGAAATTTAAATCAAGATGAAAAGTTAGAAATAGTAGTTCGCTATATGGCTATGAGTGAAGTAGGAGGGGATTATTATTGTGTAGATAAACTTGATGATAATGTGACACGAATTTTTCTTGCAGATGCAACTGGACATGGTGTACAAGCTGCTCTTATCATGATGGCAATTCAAGGAATCTACGATAGCCTTAAAAAATATGCACTTCCAGTAAATGAAATTATGGATATATTTAATAATGAATATGTCCGTCGATATGGTTTATTAAACAGTTTTTTGACTTGTGTGATTGTGGATATCGATACAGTAAATAATAAACTGGTATACTGTTCGGCTGGGCATCCAGCGGGAATAATCATTCGAGAGAACAATGAAATTCAGCTTATGAAAAATACTGGTGGGTTAATCGGTATTACTCGGAAGGATGGCTATGGAATTATGGAGTATTCATTCACTCAATTAGATAGACTTTTTATTTTCACGGATGGTATTTTCGAACAATTCTTAGGAGAAGAAGAATTCGGGGAAGAACGATTGTATAAAATATTAATCAAAAATGAAAGAGTAAATATTTCAAACTTACTTGATCAAGTAATCTCTGATTTGGAAGTATTTTTAGGGGATACGGGCAAACAAGATGATATCACTCTAATTGGGATTGGATACAAAGTAGATGTATAAAATAATTTTGTTTTTATTTATACCTTTTATTTCAATTTATTTAGAGGAAATAAATTTAGAGTTTCCTGCCGCGACAAAACTTAGAAGGGAAGAATACAAACTTGAAATGCAAAATACAATTTATTCGGAAATTTTAGCCTATTCAAAAAAAATGGACGAACGTTTGGTGAAAAAATCATTCGAATACATGCAAATTCTAAATTATTTGGAAGAGGATGGATATCAATTTCTAAAAATGATTTTGACAGAATATCCTACGAAATCAGAAAATTTTTATTCCGCTGCTCTTGAAGCCAGTTATACATTATATGAAACCGGATTTGAAGAAGAAATGGAAAATATACTAAGTTTAACAACGAATCTAAAACATTTTGCTATTGTTTCCAATTTTATCCTTAGAAAAAATCCAAATGAAAAAGGAAACCATTTAAAATTATTACAAACAAAGTTTAAAAATTCCGAAAAGAATCCGATGGTAAAAATATTAAGCCAATACTTAAATTCTCCCCCAGTGGAACATCTATCCAAACGTCCACCGATAAAGGATTTATTTTCTCATAATTTTGGAGAAGGTCGTTTTATCTTGTTTAGTCTACAAAGGTTAAATCGAGATTATCCGGGACTGCTGATAATAAAAAATTCAGATGGTAAATTTATTCGTAGAGAAGATGGGTCTATTTTTTCGATTTCCCAACTAGCTAGATCCATTTCTGACTTACCTTCCTATGTGGTAAATGGAAATACTCCACAGGGAATTTTTTCGATTCAAAAAATTAAAACTGTTAAATCAGATGTGATCGGTCCCACTCCAGCGGTTATCACTGCTTTGCCGTTCGAAGTCTCACCTGATATATTTTTTCATACATCT
This sequence is a window from Leptospiraceae bacterium. Protein-coding genes within it:
- a CDS encoding response regulator — its product is MKTILIVEDIHSIRTAIKDVLALEYSVFDAKNYKEAVEILNSEKIDLLITDIKMPGKSGLDLIRYVKENNPEVLYTLITAYNINEYIKFAKDYGVWNIIPKYSFLDLRFISVMVYKLLTNDIFGVEKYFDKDLVVNDKNTNGKFETPVPKGVVFKTIKSDKEREFLSNRIGKFLIEKGAPKIINQVIEELTSNAMIRAPRDEKGKSKYQLELPSRDLLISDEKIELSESDYFEIGYGIYNKTFIIVTRDKFGSLKKEEILNRLDRHINIDETTGLPPGISDSHGRGLYICREVSDSIVFNIEKGVRTEIITFLDNNENKSYKSLSIYEK
- a CDS encoding TIGR00341 family protein, with protein sequence MSKIISEISIFLKDRFDLSSDKETDRKTIEAIRKGVEFKGTNLWVLIFAIFIASIGLNVNSTAVIIGAMLISPLMGPIMGVGLGVGINDFELIKRAFKNLSFAVFISVTTSTIYFFVTPLEEAQSELLARTTPTIWDVMIALMGGLAGIVAITRKDKGNAIPGVAIATALMPPLCTAGYGISTGNIYYFLGAFYLFFINSVFISFSTFLIIRFLKFPKISFIDSVTEKKFKSYIYSIVFLATVPSIYLGYKIVQKSVFESRANKYITHEFVFPKTQLVTKNVSFEKRNIEVLLIGEIIQEESLTTLKNKLKDYNLSDTNIMVKQGLNGSSQSDMSILKSSILEEIYKKNSEKLENKDKQIIFLEEELLKFKKHRESIEDLANELNAQYPNLISFTIGNATSINVRSSEKKQPVIILGKFKNRINSTEKKKILLWLKARLKEEDIKLILE
- a CDS encoding HAMP domain-containing histidine kinase — translated: MSQQNSNLGIQLTFNSLAEEKIKELQAIIDGITEPLILINQNFDIKRVNHVTLSFSDEEAYKDIIGKKCYTKLYGRENICPYCPFVSHKMDNSDFSDVFDTSSFPIPELKREVLFKFEGKNQNLNLTFFPLIDKEGKIHSFVEKISNITRIKEKEEENLRMRNLASLGIMISGVAHEINNPLTGISLTVQNLVNNLNHFAPDVILNRLDLIQKDLARAALIVSDIISFAKPERSKYTLADILEVIYKAKETVQRLYPDLSKNVTWDINADDEYIFYFNPFKIERLFLNLFRNSLQAFDYTRGYIRVDVKKKKNSTVVTIEDNAGGIPENVVDKIFDPFFSNRKEGSGTGLGLSICHSIVKDHNGKINVKSTDDRTKFSISLPTIKSQTRL
- a CDS encoding prohibitin family protein yields the protein MRILYIILLIGANLTFTNCVSYIRSEEVGILSGPSQTTIVKSGSVWVGPSEILIRYSTRWENHIEKVDVITQDDLHIDVVASIIMRPMKDKIMDVHLNIGTDYYKSIVKAEFRTAIRNIMTGYQMIMISKKSQTIEDEIKDLVSRKLANKFLEVSDVNIDDINLSPKILQAIEDKIARQQELETMHYDMKIAQRNEEIAKMKAKTESEVEIIRAEKEDQIAKIKVKTEAESDIIRATARSKAQKLINNHLTPSYLKLKAIESHYKAFESPNSKIIVIPVGKDGLPAYININEKMFGNQGETKTKHPIPTQQEEEN
- a CDS encoding DUF4349 domain-containing protein, with translation MEKIILKNKFKRLFLYFLLSFFVLFFLRLIWGYIQYPNESIGNTSNSNYYQQQNSNSNSIESSRKNYASEKKFSKDTQSVPASNSKFDQKYEKVGSLSASTNEFDKEEKTLREVIKNFKALIQSESNTGLEGKRYLHLGIGVNPDKFDEMISEIKKIGKLESIQIFKTDKTNEYSNLNAQRESLEKTRSALISFKGKGGKIDELINLENKILEVEESIQKLGVKLGEFDQENEFCTVLFTLSETGNANKSWIKGFLHRLKVAFEWTVKYYLLTSFLFLFASIGILISIIILEKLKIFQSIISQFSNEK
- a CDS encoding DUF4349 domain-containing protein, whose amino-acid sequence is MKTIFYILTLIFLFSCSSQEKRAMASRESSSVSSKSSAGDFRGGVDNKNQPRIVTYSASLNMEVEKHKMTEIMQSLTKLIQTKEGVIISKTLNSLYFKVPGDNFFEMIVELKQIGNVVYEQVTSEDITEAYYDTKIRLENAEKFQKRYLDLLSKAKTVEESVKVEQELHRITNEIDTLKGKMNLYQNMVQYSKINVYLVERERKGPLGWVFYAAYVGIRWLFIWD
- a CDS encoding cyclic nucleotide-binding domain-containing protein; amino-acid sequence: MDANVLNKFKVFYSKNDLIFLEGDEALSLFYILSGKVVLSKRLDGTKRILAVLGAGDVFGELALTPQAVRITNARATEDTFVIKLEDKIVYELMIQNSDFMMAVIKAMGQRIVSLTNSLSPQNTNEFDPIFKSYMEKFLRKKYGYGHIDPQKLSFFTDELYRFISSIEEINKDNLLSILEELEENNIIEKMGEVILIKELKYFLP
- a CDS encoding NYN domain-containing protein, which gives rise to MESPRELKLAVLIDADNVPYSNIKGMLEEVAKYGTPTFKRIYGDWTKPTLSGWKTVLLENAITPIQQYSYTTGKNSSDSALIIDAMDILYTGGVDGFCIVSSDSDFTRLATRLREAGMKVIGIGEKKTPSPFIASCNKFIYIEILHKESKYQTQVKTTTKTAIKKEAPLTSVSKIDNDLIQLISDSINDIAEEDGWVFLGVLGNLILKKQPDFDPRNYGHKKLLDMIKTISGIEIDKRPTGRNNISHFFVRSK